One Ricinus communis isolate WT05 ecotype wild-type chromosome 1, ASM1957865v1, whole genome shotgun sequence DNA window includes the following coding sequences:
- the LOC8266668 gene encoding acyl carrier protein 1, mitochondrial has protein sequence MALRAALLRQIRVPISKSQPWSSIRLMSSHDDHLTKDQVIGRVLDVVKSFPKVDPSRVTPDVHFQKDLGLDSLDNVEIIMAIEEEFKLEIPDKEAVKIDSCNLAIEYVYNHPMAS, from the exons ATGGCGTTGAGAGCAGCCCTACTTCGCCAAATTCGGGTCCCCATATCCAAGTCTCAGCCATGGAGCTCTATCCGATTAATGTCGTCGCACGACGACCATCTGACCAAGGATCAGGTCATCGGTAGAGTTCTCGACGTTGTTAAGAGCTTCCCTAAAGTCGATCCCTCCAGG GTGACTCCTGATGTACATTTCCAGAAGGATCTGGGCTTGGATAGCTTGGACAATGTGGAGATTATAATGGCTATCGAAGAGGAGTTCAAGCTGGAAATTCCAGACAAGGAAGCAGTCAAGATTGATTCTTGTAACCTGGCTATTGAGTATGTTTATAACCACCCAATGGCTTCTTGA
- the LOC8266667 gene encoding putative invertase inhibitor, which yields MKPNLSYLFLLLLFTFHAIIATNLIQETCNKCAINDPNISYDFCLTSLRASPGSHCASLGELGMISINLTRHNVTDTRRYIKGLLKNKRLDPGARACLNDCLHLYSDAIPSLKQAVKDYKSKYYEDANIQVSSVIDASTTCADGFNEKGVASPLKARNNDTFQLSAISLSIINMLH from the coding sequence ATGAAGCCTAACTTGTCTTATCttttcctcctcctcctcttcaCCTTCCATGCCATAATCGCAACCAATCTCATCCAAGAAACTTGCAACAAATGTGCCATAAATGATCCAAACATTAGCTACGATTTCTGTCTGACTTCTCTTCGAGCATCTCCTGGCAGCCACTGCGCTAGTCTTGGTGAGCTTGGCATGATTTCCATCAACTTAACCCGTCACAACGTCACTGATACCAGGCGCTACATTAAAGGGCTTCTAAAGAACAAAAGATTGGATCCCGGCGCGAGGGCTTGCTTAAATGATTGCCTTCATCTTTATTCAGATGCCATCCCCTCCCTTAAACAAGCCGTCAAAGACTACAAGTCTAAGTACTATGAAGATGCTAATATTCAAGTGAGTTCTGTTATCGATGCCTCCACAACTTGTGCCGACGGATTCAATGAAAAAGGGGTAGCTTCACCATTAAAAGCCAGGAATAACGATACCTTCCAGTTGTCTGCTATATCACTCTCCATTATCAACATGCTTCATTGA
- the LOC8266669 gene encoding ras-related protein RABH1b, translating into MAPVSALAKYKLVFLGDQSVGKTSIITRFMYDKFDNTYQATIGIDFLSKTMYLEDRTVRLQLWDTAGQERFRSLIPSYIRDSSVAVIVYDVASRQSFLNTSKWIEEVRTERGSDVIIVLVGNKTDLVDKRQVSIEEGEAKARDLNVMFIETSAKAGFNIKALFRKIAAALPGMETLSSTKQEDMVDVNLKSSNTNASQSQPQSGGCAC; encoded by the exons ATGGCACCGGTATCAGCACTAGCAAAGTACAAGCTGGTGTTCTTGGGGGATCAGTCTGTGGGTAAAACCAGTATCATCACTCGCTTCATGTACGACAAATTCGACAATACCTATCAG GCTACCATCGGTATCGATTTTCTATCGAAGACAATGTACCTAGAAGATCGAACTGTTAGATTGCAGCTCTG GGATACCGCTGGACAGGAAAGGTTCAGAAGCCTTATTCCAAGCTATATTAGGGATTCCTCAGTAGCAGTTATCGTTTATGATGTTGCAA GTAGGCAATCATTCCTGAACACCTCTAAGTGGATTGAAGAGGTTCGCACTGAGCGGGGCAGTGATGTCATCATTGTACTCGTTGGGAATAAGACAGACCTTGTAGACAAAAG GCAAGTTTCAATAGAGGAAGGAGAAGCTAAAGCTCGTGACCTTAATGTCATGTTTATTGAAACTAGTGCAAAGGCAGGCTTCAACATAAAG GCACTGTTTCGGAAGATTGCAGCAGCATTGCCGGGGATGGAAACACTTTCTTCAACTAAGCAAGAGGACATGGTGGATGTCAATCTGAAGTCTTCCAATACGAATGCTTCACAGTCTCAACCACAGTCCGGAGGATGTGCCTGTTGA